The window CGGGAGTCTTGTATGTCTGATGTGTGCGATAGCGCTTTCGACACCCGTGCGTTTCGCCGGGCCCTGGGTAACTTTGCCACTGGCGTGACCGTGGTCACCGCGGCCGCCGAAGATGGTCGCAAGGTCGGTGTGACGGCCAACAGTTTCAACTCGGTGTCCCTGGATCCGCCGCTGATTCTCTGGAGCATCGACAAGCGCTCCAGCAGTCACGGTGTGTTCGAGGCCGCCAGCCATTTTGCGGTGAACGTGCTGGCCGCCGATCAGATCGACCTGTCGAACAACTTCGCTCGGCCCAAGGAGGATCGGTTCGCCGAGATCCAGTTCGAGGCCGGGGAGGGAGGTGCTCCGGTGTTTGTCGATTGCTCGGCGCGTTTTCACTGTGAAAAATTCCAACAGGTCGATGGCGGTGATCACTGGATCATGATCGGTAAAGTCGTGGCGTTTGATGATTACGGCCGCTCACCGTTGCTCTATCACCAGGGCGCCTACTCGATGATCTTGCCCCACACCCGCATGACCAAACGGGAGGAGGGACAGTCCCCCAGCAGTCACTTCCAGGGCCGTTTGAGCCACAACCTGTATTACCTGATGACCCAGGCGCTGCGGGCCTATCAGGCCAGTTACCAGCCGCGCCAGCTGTCCACCGGGCTGCGCACCAGCGAAGCACGGATGTTGATGGTGCTGGAAAACGATGCAGGGCTGAACCTGTGCGACCTGCAACGGGAAGTGGCGATGCCGGCGCGTGAGATCGAAGAGGCCGTGGCTAACCTCAAGCGCAAGGGCCTGGTCACCGATGAGGGCGAGCGAGTGCGTCTGACCGTCAAGGGCGTGGACGAAACCGAAGGACTCTGGGCAATTGCCAAGGAGCAGCAGGACAAGGTATTCGGCCAGTTCAGCGAGCAACAGGTGGAGCATTTCAAGGCCGTGCTCAAAGGCGTCATCAAAGGCGCTTGAGTTGTTACAGGGGTTCAAGCGCGACACTCAGCCTTGTGGCGAGGAGAGAAATCCCTTCGCCCCAAGGTAACTTGGCGCCGAAGCTGTTAAGATTTAGTTAACTCATTAACTAAATTTCCTCGCGAACACACCTATGCCCAAACCGCGCCAATCCTTGACCCTCACCCTTCTACAGGCCCGTGAAGCGGCCATGGGTTTTTTCCGTCCCTCCCTCAACCAGCACGGTTTGACCGAACAGCAATGGCGAGTCATCCGTATCCTCAGCCAGCACGACGAACTGGAGATCAATCGCCTGGCTGAACTGGCCTGCATTCTCAAACCGAGCATGACCGGCGTGCTGACGCGCATGGAAGCGGCGGGCATGGTGGAACGGCGCAAGGCCGAACAGGATCAGCGGCGGGTGCTGGTGCGCCTGGCGCCGCAGGGGCAGGCGAGCTTCGATTCGATGAGCCAGAGCATGGAAGAGAATTACCAGCGTTTGCAGGGCAAGTTGGGGGAGCAGAAGTTGCAGACGTTGCTGGAGTTGCTCAATGACCTGAAAGCGATCAGGCGTTGAGATCCCGGGTTGGTTAACGTCTGTGGGAGCAAGGCTTGCCCGCGATGAAGGCACCGCGGTCTCTCAGAAACCGAGGTGCCGGTTTCGCGAGCAAGCTTTGCTCCCACAGGCCCCCTCTCCACAGAGGTTTGTGTTGCTATCAGTACACACCTCTAGCCGCAGGTTTTGGTGTGTCTTTGAACGTCGCCGCAAGGCTTTGCAAACCGCGCATCAACACGGTTGTATCCACCCCCACCGCGACAAACCCAGCGCCCAGCTCGATATAACGCCGGGCGAGCTGTTCATCGGCGCTGAGAATCCCGGCCGCTTTGCCGGCCTGGCGGATGCGGGCGATGGCGTCCTCGATGGCGGCTTGCACGGTCGGATGCCCGGGATTGCCACGAAAACCCATGGACGCGCTCAGATCCGCCGGACCTATGAAGACCCCGTCAACACCTTCCACTGCGGCGATGGCATCCAGGTTGGCCAGGCCCTCGCGGCTTTCGATCTGCACCAGCAGGCACATCTGTTCGTCGGCCTTATCGAGGTAACCGGCAATACTGTTCCAGCGTGATGCACGGGCCAGCGCACTGCCGACGCCTCGGACGCCTTGAGGCGGGTAGTGAATGGCGCGCACCAGTTCGCGAGCCTGGCCGGCGCTTTCGACCATCGGCACCAGCAAGGTTTGCACACCGATGTCGAGCACCTGTTTGATCAATGCGGTGTCGCCGACCACTGGGCGGATCACCGGTTGGCTGGGGTAGGGGGCCACGGCCTGGAGCTGGCCGAGCATCCCGCGCACATCATTGGGCGCGTGTTCGCCGTCGATCAGCAACCAGTCGAAGCCGGCGTTGGCCGCCAGTTCCGCACAGTAGGCGTCGGCCAGGCCCAGCCACAGGCCAATCTGCGCCTCACCGCTGCGCAGCCGTTGCTTGAAGGTATTGATGGGCATGTCCATGAGTCAGTCTCCGATCAGACGAAACGGCAAGCGATGGAACCGAGCATGTCGTAGTCGACATGGAAGGTATCCCCCGGGTTGGCCGCCACGGGACGGGTGAAGGAGCCACCTAGAATGATTTGCCCCGGCTGCAGGGTGACGTCGTAGGCCGCCAGTTTGTTCGCCAGCCAGGCCACGCCTTTGGCCGGATGATTGAGCACCGCCGCCGAGACGCCGGATTCTTCGATCACGCCGTTGCGGTAGAGCACCGCAGGCACCTTGCGCAGGTCGATTTCAGTGGGGCGCACCGCGCGTCCGCCCATGACCACGCCGGCGTTGGCGGCATTGTCGGAGATGGTGTCGAAGACTTTGCGGGTGGCCTTGCTTTGTGGATCGATCTGCTGGATGCGGGCATCAATGATTTCCAGTGCCGGGATCACCCATTCGGTGGCGTCCAGCACGTCGAATACCGTCACGTTCGGGCCTTTCAACGGCTTGCCGAGGATGAACGCCAGTTCCACTTCCACCCGGGGCACGATGAAGCGCTCGAACGGGATGTCGGTGCCCTCGTCGAAGAACATGTCATCGAGCAGGGCACCATAGTCCGGCTCAGTGATGTTCGACGAGACCTGCATGGCCCGGGAGGTCAGGCCGATCTTGTGGCCGACCAGCTTGCGGCCGTCCTTGATCTTTTGCGCAACCCAGGCGCGCTGGATGGCGTAAGCGTCGTCCAGGGTGATATGCGGATGGTCGAGGGAAAACTGCCGCACCTGTTCGCGCGAACGTTCTGCGTGGTCGAGGCGGGCGGCGGCCTGCTGGATGAGGTTTTGATCGAGCATGAAGAGCATCTCTTATTGAGGGTTGACGATGGCGGCCTGGGTGCGAAGCACCAGCAGGCCCCCCACGGCGATGAGCAGCGCCAGCACATAAAGGGCCAGGCTGGCGCTCTGGGTGGTGTCGCGCATCCAGCCGATCAGATAGGGCGCCAGGAATGAGGCAATGCTGCCGAAGGAGCTGATCAGTGCGATGCCGGCGGCCTGGGTGCTGTTGGACAGGAAGGCCGGTGGCAGTTGCCAGAACATCGGCAACGCTGCACTGGCACCCATACCCGCGATGATCAGGCCACCCAGTACCAGGGTTGGGCTGGTGGGTGAGAGACCGGCGATGGCAATGCCTGCCGCCGCCATCAGCAGCGGTACGCAGAGGTGCCAGCGCCGTTCGCGATGGCGGTCTGACGAACGGCCGCAGCCGATCATGAAAAAGCAGCCGGCCAGATACGGCACGGCGCTGAGCAATCCAACCTGACCGTCACTGCCGATTCCGGCGCCGTGAATCAACGTGGGCATCCAGAAAGCCAGGGTGTTCACCGCCAGCATCACGGCGAAATACACCGCCACCAGCAACCAGACCTGCGGGTTGTTGAGAATCGCCGAGAACGAGGTGATGGATTTGCGTTGTTCTTCAACGCTCAGTTGCGCGCGCAATTGCTGTTTGGCTTGCGGTGTCAGCCAGTTGACCGTCTCGAAACTGTCCGGCAGGCACTTGAGCACCACCAGGCCGAGCAGAATCACCGGCAGCCCTTCGATGACGAACATCCACTGCCAGCCGCGCAGGCCACCGAAGTCATGAAAGTGTTCAAGGATGCCGCCCGACAAGGGCCCGCCAATCACGCCGGCCATCGGCACGGCAATGGCAAACAGCGCGGTCACCTGGGCGCGGCGTCGTGCCGGGTACCAACGGTTGAGAAAGACCAGAATGCCCGGGAAGAACCCGGCTTCGGCCACCCCCAGCAGAAAGCGCAACACGTAGAACCCAGCGGCGCTTTCGATCAGGAACATGCCGGTGGACAAAGCCCCCCAGACCACCATCAGCGTGGCGATCCAGCGGCGCGGGCCGACCCGGTCCAGGGCGATGTTGCTCGGCACGCCGAACAGCGCGTAGGCGATGAAGAACAGGCCCGCGCCGAAGCCATAGACCGTGTCGCTGAACTGCAGGTCGGCGCTCATCTGCATCTTGGCAAAGCCAATGTTGATGCGGTCCAGGTGGGCGAAAAGGTAGCAGACCAACAGCAATGGCATCAGTCGCCAGGTGACGGTGGCATGGGTGCGGTCGTGGGCGATTGTGCCGGCAGTGTCGGCGGTATTGGCTGTGCTCATGATTTTGTACTTTTTGTCAGAGAGGCCGAAGGGCGAACGGGCAGGCGGGTTTAATGGGCCTGGGCGTTGAGGAAGGCGTGAACGTTGTTGGCCTTGAAGTTGAGCTGTTCGTGCAGCTCGATCATCTCGAACGACAGCGCCAGCAAGCGCTGGGCCTGGAGTTCGGCGAAGTGCGCGGTGATCACTTCAAAGAGCTTTTGCGCCACTTTCTGGCGGGTAGCCAGGTCACGGCCATGGCCGACCTTCAAGGTCATGTGGACGAAGGCATAGTCGTGCTTGCCGTCGGCCATGCGCCAGGTATCCAGGCGCACACCACGGCTGCGGATACCACCCAGGGGAAACACACCGCTGTCACC is drawn from Pseudomonas rhizophila and contains these coding sequences:
- a CDS encoding MFS transporter, whose protein sequence is MSTANTADTAGTIAHDRTHATVTWRLMPLLLVCYLFAHLDRINIGFAKMQMSADLQFSDTVYGFGAGLFFIAYALFGVPSNIALDRVGPRRWIATLMVVWGALSTGMFLIESAAGFYVLRFLLGVAEAGFFPGILVFLNRWYPARRRAQVTALFAIAVPMAGVIGGPLSGGILEHFHDFGGLRGWQWMFVIEGLPVILLGLVVLKCLPDSFETVNWLTPQAKQQLRAQLSVEEQRKSITSFSAILNNPQVWLLVAVYFAVMLAVNTLAFWMPTLIHGAGIGSDGQVGLLSAVPYLAGCFFMIGCGRSSDRHRERRWHLCVPLLMAAAGIAIAGLSPTSPTLVLGGLIIAGMGASAALPMFWQLPPAFLSNSTQAAGIALISSFGSIASFLAPYLIGWMRDTTQSASLALYVLALLIAVGGLLVLRTQAAIVNPQ
- a CDS encoding 5-carboxymethyl-2-hydroxymuconate Delta-isomerase; protein product: MPHFIAEYTDNIEQQADLPGLFEKVHTLLGDSGVFPLGGIRSRGVRLDTWRMADGKHDYAFVHMTLKVGHGRDLATRQKVAQKLFEVITAHFAELQAQRLLALSFEMIELHEQLNFKANNVHAFLNAQAH
- the hpaR gene encoding homoprotocatechuate degradation operon regulator HpaR translates to MPKPRQSLTLTLLQAREAAMGFFRPSLNQHGLTEQQWRVIRILSQHDELEINRLAELACILKPSMTGVLTRMEAAGMVERRKAEQDQRRVLVRLAPQGQASFDSMSQSMEENYQRLQGKLGEQKLQTLLELLNDLKAIRR
- the hpaI gene encoding 4-hydroxy-2-oxoheptanedioate aldolase, whose product is MDMPINTFKQRLRSGEAQIGLWLGLADAYCAELAANAGFDWLLIDGEHAPNDVRGMLGQLQAVAPYPSQPVIRPVVGDTALIKQVLDIGVQTLLVPMVESAGQARELVRAIHYPPQGVRGVGSALARASRWNSIAGYLDKADEQMCLLVQIESREGLANLDAIAAVEGVDGVFIGPADLSASMGFRGNPGHPTVQAAIEDAIARIRQAGKAAGILSADEQLARRYIELGAGFVAVGVDTTVLMRGLQSLAATFKDTPKPAARGVY
- a CDS encoding p-hydroxyphenylacetate 3-hydroxylase reductase component produces the protein MSDVCDSAFDTRAFRRALGNFATGVTVVTAAAEDGRKVGVTANSFNSVSLDPPLILWSIDKRSSSHGVFEAASHFAVNVLAADQIDLSNNFARPKEDRFAEIQFEAGEGGAPVFVDCSARFHCEKFQQVDGGDHWIMIGKVVAFDDYGRSPLLYHQGAYSMILPHTRMTKREEGQSPSSHFQGRLSHNLYYLMTQALRAYQASYQPRQLSTGLRTSEARMLMVLENDAGLNLCDLQREVAMPAREIEEAVANLKRKGLVTDEGERVRLTVKGVDETEGLWAIAKEQQDKVFGQFSEQQVEHFKAVLKGVIKGA
- the hpaH gene encoding 2-oxo-hept-4-ene-1,7-dioate hydratase, producing the protein MLDQNLIQQAAARLDHAERSREQVRQFSLDHPHITLDDAYAIQRAWVAQKIKDGRKLVGHKIGLTSRAMQVSSNITEPDYGALLDDMFFDEGTDIPFERFIVPRVEVELAFILGKPLKGPNVTVFDVLDATEWVIPALEIIDARIQQIDPQSKATRKVFDTISDNAANAGVVMGGRAVRPTEIDLRKVPAVLYRNGVIEESGVSAAVLNHPAKGVAWLANKLAAYDVTLQPGQIILGGSFTRPVAANPGDTFHVDYDMLGSIACRFV